Genomic window (Aquimarina sp. BL5):
TTCTGATGTGGACATTGTACCACTCAGATAATCATCAATTTCTATTGGGTAGTCCTTCATAATTCTTTTATTTGATTATATCGGGTATCGCTTTTTATCAATTTAGTTAATTGTGATTTACAATTAAAAATACGTTGTCTCACTACATTATCTGTATTATATCCTAGTTTTTCCATGATATCTTTATAAGGTACTTTCTGAAAAAACAATTGTAATAATTGCTTACAATTATCAGACAGTTCGGTTAATTTCTCTTGAAACAGCTCCCACTTTTCTTGTTCTAAAGTTGCCATGGTCATGTCTTCTGCTTCTTTAGAGTGTTCCATAACCTCATCATTTGTTACTATCCTTTTTTGTTTATTTAGCTCTCTACGCCATAAATTTCTACAAACTATATAGAAATAAGCACTAAAAGAGCTTTCTATCACAAAGGGTTTTACCTTATATCTGGCGATTAATTGCATCAACGCTTTCTGAAAAACATCCTCTGCATCTGCAATATCTCCATTATTAGCAAGGACAAAACTTCTTATTTTAGGAAACTCTTTTCTATAGAGGTCTTGTATAAGCTTCGTATCCCCCGTAACAAGCTGTTTAAGTTGATCTTTTTCAGTTATCTGCATTAAGATATCTTTAACTATTTGATTTTTTTTACTTTTGCGTGGTAACATTTATTAGGTTAGGGAAACATACTAATAAATATATAAACAAAAAAAGATTTAAGAATGAAAAAAATCACACTACTATTAGTAGCCGCAGTCTTTGCTATTGGAATACAAAGCTGTTCGACAGATGAAATCGGAATTGAAGAGGAAGCATTACAGGAAAATCCGGAAATGAAATTCAATAATATGATAGAAGGTCCAACTTCCTATTGTGATCTATTTGTAATGTATCCAAGTACTATGAGCTCTTATGATCGAGATGTATTTAGATTTCAACATATTAATACTACAGAATCGTTTGGAAATTTCACTTATGTTACTACTGAATGTTCAGACATAGAAATCTGGAACGTAGATTGTTCTAAAATTCCCACACAATATAATGGTAACAGTGTCGAAGGTTCTACTGCTGTTTATCAAGGTAAGAACCCCGAAGATTCAGCAGTGGAC
Coding sequences:
- a CDS encoding RNA polymerase sigma factor: MQITEKDQLKQLVTGDTKLIQDLYRKEFPKIRSFVLANNGDIADAEDVFQKALMQLIARYKVKPFVIESSFSAYFYIVCRNLWRRELNKQKRIVTNDEVMEHSKEAEDMTMATLEQEKWELFQEKLTELSDNCKQLLQLFFQKVPYKDIMEKLGYNTDNVVRQRIFNCKSQLTKLIKSDTRYNQIKEL